A single Mangrovimonas sp. YM274 DNA region contains:
- a CDS encoding recombinase family protein: MKVKYIRVSTQEQNTARQEKNESEFDRVYMDKISGAIPFFDRPQGKKLVEAIKYNKIDEVHVLSIDRIGRSILDILTVCEFFTNSNVNLYVENIGMYSMVDGKQNPIFKMIVSVLGNVSEMERNNMLERQRQGIEIAKAKGIYKGRLHGSKMTTEVFLNKYKKVANELNNGESLRRAAALGGVSLGVAQRVKKAMQEQNI; this comes from the coding sequence ATGAAAGTCAAATACATTAGAGTTTCAACTCAGGAGCAAAACACGGCAAGACAAGAAAAAAACGAATCTGAATTCGATAGGGTCTATATGGATAAGATTAGTGGAGCAATACCATTCTTTGACAGACCACAAGGAAAGAAACTGGTTGAAGCAATCAAATATAACAAAATTGATGAGGTGCATGTTTTGTCCATTGATAGGATTGGAAGGTCAATACTAGACATCCTAACCGTATGTGAATTTTTCACCAATAGTAATGTGAATCTTTATGTAGAGAATATTGGAATGTATTCCATGGTAGATGGTAAACAGAATCCAATCTTCAAGATGATTGTGTCAGTATTGGGAAATGTGAGTGAGATGGAGCGCAATAATATGTTAGAGCGTCAACGCCAAGGTATAGAGATAGCAAAAGCCAAAGGAATATACAAGGGTCGTTTACATGGCTCCAAAATGACCACTGAGGTGTTTTTAAACAAGTATAAGAAGGTAGCCAACGAGCTTAACAATGGTGAATCATTAAGACGTGCTGCTGCTTTGGGAGGTGTTAGTCTTGGCGTGGCACAAAGGGTAAAAAAAGCAATGCAAGAACAAAATATTTAG
- a CDS encoding lipopolysaccharide assembly protein LapB produces MKSQFEIEILELYDKFSISENPIEKESFRKSIRGKIIAQTKLNSTDYQLLGLIDYESDDWRNSSEKIIENFKKATEKDKTNFLAQLYLAHIYHDVGNLELALKNYLKVDTKALKKFQLWRYVKLIEQIGFCTYKSGNKTAGIVFFEKVLKWYQKMPKNDLARPSELIECLPENHRIVIEIKKIEDYLE; encoded by the coding sequence ATGAAATCTCAATTTGAAATAGAAATTTTGGAGCTATATGACAAGTTTTCTATTTCGGAAAATCCAATTGAAAAAGAATCATTTCGAAAGAGTATTCGTGGGAAAATTATTGCTCAAACCAAACTGAACTCTACAGACTATCAATTACTTGGATTGATTGATTATGAAAGTGACGATTGGAGAAATAGTTCAGAAAAAATAATTGAAAATTTTAAAAAAGCAACTGAAAAAGACAAAACGAATTTTCTCGCCCAATTATATTTAGCACATATTTATCACGATGTTGGAAATTTAGAGCTTGCGCTTAAAAATTATTTAAAAGTTGACACTAAAGCTTTGAAAAAATTTCAACTTTGGAGGTATGTAAAACTGATTGAACAAATTGGATTTTGCACTTATAAATCAGGAAATAAAACGGCTGGAATTGTTTTCTTTGAGAAAGTATTAAAATGGTACCAAAAAATGCCTAAAAATGACTTAGCAAGACCTTCTGAATTAATTGAATGCTTGCCAGAAAATCATAGAATTGTAATTGAAATAAAAAAAATAGAAGATTATTTGGAATAA
- a CDS encoding primase alpha helix C-terminal domain-containing protein: MIPFTQIANGNRNNKLSSIAYQIRALNPHIEYNVLLRIIQTLNIKRCHEPLPYREIESIISSVMKVPLEGLKPIINASRRFIYNDIYELSTQEKRSLTMAKITSDKVKNSKLKIENAIEDWDFDSDSKITQKSLVRKTKMNKKTIEKYYPEYKSEIQLLNKKYLKSK; the protein is encoded by the coding sequence ATGATTCCTTTCACTCAGATAGCTAATGGTAATCGTAATAACAAGCTATCCAGTATAGCCTATCAAATTAGGGCATTAAATCCACACATTGAATACAATGTACTGCTGAGAATCATTCAAACCCTAAATATTAAAAGATGCCATGAACCATTACCCTATAGAGAAATTGAATCTATAATTAGTTCTGTCATGAAGGTGCCCTTGGAAGGGTTGAAGCCTATCATAAATGCTTCTAGACGATTTATCTATAATGATATATATGAATTGTCCACTCAAGAGAAAAGAAGCCTTACAATGGCTAAAATCACCTCTGATAAAGTCAAAAACAGTAAGCTGAAAATTGAGAATGCAATTGAGGATTGGGATTTCGATTCTGATAGTAAGATTACTCAGAAATCATTGGTTAGGAAAACCAAGATGAATAAAAAAACAATTGAGAAGTACTATCCCGAATACAAATCTGAAATTCAATTGTTGAATAAGAAATATTTAAAAAGCAAATAA
- a CDS encoding helix-turn-helix domain-containing protein has protein sequence MNIPYNLLKSQDLTPTQKLILGLILNEPQVIMTVGGGYLKTCGDIGAEIGLSRVKVRKELDELVNKGYVVTEYDTAWRKTNLTDKSKEFI, from the coding sequence ATGAATATACCATATAATTTATTGAAAAGCCAAGACCTGACACCAACACAGAAGTTGATACTAGGTCTAATCTTAAATGAACCTCAAGTGATAATGACTGTTGGTGGAGGATATCTAAAGACCTGTGGTGATATTGGAGCTGAAATAGGTCTATCCAGAGTCAAGGTCAGGAAGGAACTGGATGAACTGGTTAATAAGGGATATGTTGTCACCGAGTATGACACTGCTTGGAGGAAAACCAATTTAACCGATAAGAGCAAAGAGTTTATCTAG
- a CDS encoding oxygenase MpaB family protein — protein sequence MEYFVSKTSVVRRIWGKSDTILFIFAGASAEFALNKAVDWLYFTGKLPQDPLGRLFSTVAYARNIVFSSAPEAQRAIDTMRKIHTAVEQSRGDTIPDWAYRDVLFMLIYYSIAAYELLERPLSPEEQEEVYNVFYRVGLCMGLKELPSNYKVWLPVRESHLKNDLQQSSYTKDLFVQYRKHLGNFRYQVLLEAQKLVVPTHVKQLLGFKGIAWLGPAVPIYQLSRHLYLDGLIKSLLLPKAYKAQIRAMDTWAGVA from the coding sequence ATGGAGTATTTCGTTTCAAAAACATCAGTAGTGCGCCGTATCTGGGGCAAGAGCGATACCATCCTGTTTATTTTTGCTGGGGCCTCTGCTGAGTTTGCCCTTAACAAGGCAGTGGATTGGCTGTACTTTACGGGGAAGTTGCCACAGGATCCTTTGGGGCGGTTGTTTTCTACGGTGGCCTATGCCCGAAACATTGTGTTTTCTTCAGCGCCTGAGGCGCAACGTGCTATTGATACCATGCGGAAGATCCATACAGCTGTGGAGCAAAGCCGTGGCGATACTATTCCGGATTGGGCGTATCGAGATGTGTTGTTTATGCTCATCTATTATTCTATTGCGGCCTATGAACTGTTGGAGCGGCCCTTATCACCCGAGGAGCAAGAAGAGGTGTATAACGTATTTTATAGGGTAGGCCTGTGTATGGGACTTAAGGAACTGCCGTCCAATTATAAGGTTTGGTTGCCCGTACGGGAGTCCCATTTAAAGAATGACCTTCAACAAAGCAGCTACACCAAGGATCTGTTTGTGCAGTATCGCAAACACTTGGGCAATTTCAGATACCAAGTTTTGTTGGAAGCCCAAAAGTTGGTAGTGCCTACTCACGTGAAACAGTTATTGGGATTCAAGGGAATTGCTTGGTTAGGGCCTGCAGTGCCTATATACCAACTCAGTAGACATCTATATTTAGATGGACTTATCAAAAGCCTATTACTCCCTAAAGCCTATAAGGCACAAATTAGGGCTATGGATACTTGGGCAGGGGTGGCTTGA
- a CDS encoding DUF1398 domain-containing protein, whose product MFTIEQIHKAFAKVKSGADFPQFVQDLKAIGVTHYDNFVADGRTIYYGLQDFMLDAGSKYPELPVSGESSSGVLKQALKIHQQGQTDYSTFCEQAAAAGVYKWTTHMIDMNVRYFDTKGSLLVVEEIPEVS is encoded by the coding sequence ATGTTTACAATAGAACAAATTCATAAGGCCTTTGCGAAGGTGAAAAGTGGGGCCGACTTCCCGCAGTTTGTGCAGGACCTCAAGGCCATTGGGGTGACGCACTATGATAATTTTGTGGCCGATGGGCGTACCATATATTACGGGTTACAGGATTTTATGCTTGATGCAGGTTCCAAATATCCTGAGTTACCGGTGAGTGGAGAAAGTTCTTCAGGTGTATTGAAACAAGCACTGAAGATCCATCAGCAGGGGCAAACAGATTATTCTACCTTTTGCGAGCAGGCGGCCGCTGCAGGTGTGTATAAGTGGACTACCCATATGATAGACATGAACGTTCGCTATTTTGATACCAAAGGTTCCCTATTGGTGGTTGAAGAGATTCCTGAAGTATCATAG
- the rseP gene encoding RIP metalloprotease RseP gives MEFIIKISQFLLSLSLLIVLHELGHFIPAKLFKTRVEKFYLFFDIKFSLFKKKIGETVYGIGWLPLGGYVKIAGMIDESMDTDQMAQEPQPWEFRSKPAWQRLIIMLGGVTVNFILAYVIYVFLSFAFGDVDIDAHSVQDGYVVTNPILTDLGIETGDKVVAINGEPINYVSEIRRKVISAETLTIERGNETKDIALPEDFLGKLSDGESKSFFGLRFPFVVGKVPDTSINKSAGLLPKDIITQINGVSLKYYDQIEGVTSQFKGQTVNVGIFRDGKTINKQLQISPEGKMEILAGGDLSDIEAAGYYDVIKKEYGFGESFAVGFVKFKDQIYGYGEQLKKIFNPKTGAYKGVGGFKAIYDVFPGTWSWQDFWALTAFLSIMLGVLNLLPIPALDGGHVMFLLYEMVSGRAPSEKFLERAQMVGFFILIALVLFANGNDIFKAIFK, from the coding sequence ATGGAATTTATCATCAAAATCTCTCAATTCTTATTGAGTTTATCCCTTCTTATCGTACTGCATGAGTTAGGGCATTTTATCCCCGCAAAATTATTCAAGACCCGAGTAGAGAAATTCTACCTTTTCTTCGATATAAAATTTTCATTGTTTAAAAAGAAAATAGGTGAAACCGTCTACGGTATTGGTTGGTTGCCTTTAGGTGGTTATGTGAAGATTGCCGGTATGATTGACGAAAGCATGGATACCGATCAAATGGCCCAGGAACCGCAACCTTGGGAATTCCGAAGTAAACCAGCATGGCAACGTTTGATTATCATGTTGGGAGGGGTAACGGTTAACTTTATTTTGGCCTATGTTATTTACGTGTTTTTGTCCTTTGCTTTTGGCGATGTGGATATCGATGCCCATAGTGTACAAGATGGCTATGTGGTGACCAATCCTATTTTGACCGATTTGGGTATTGAGACGGGGGATAAAGTGGTGGCCATTAATGGTGAGCCTATAAATTACGTGTCTGAAATACGACGTAAAGTAATTTCGGCAGAAACCTTAACCATTGAAAGAGGAAATGAAACGAAAGATATTGCTTTGCCAGAGGACTTTTTAGGAAAGTTAAGTGATGGTGAAAGCAAGAGCTTTTTCGGGTTGCGTTTTCCATTTGTGGTAGGCAAGGTGCCAGATACGTCCATCAATAAATCAGCTGGATTGTTGCCAAAGGATATCATTACTCAAATTAATGGTGTCTCCTTAAAATATTATGACCAAATAGAGGGGGTTACGTCCCAGTTTAAAGGTCAAACCGTTAATGTGGGGATTTTTCGCGATGGGAAAACTATAAACAAACAATTACAAATTAGTCCTGAAGGTAAGATGGAAATTTTGGCTGGTGGAGATTTGAGCGATATTGAAGCGGCCGGATATTACGATGTCATCAAAAAAGAATATGGTTTTGGAGAAAGCTTTGCTGTAGGATTTGTGAAGTTTAAGGACCAGATATATGGTTATGGAGAGCAATTGAAGAAGATTTTTAATCCTAAAACAGGTGCCTATAAAGGAGTGGGAGGCTTTAAAGCTATTTATGATGTATTCCCAGGTACGTGGAGCTGGCAGGACTTTTGGGCCTTGACGGCGTTTCTATCCATCATGCTTGGAGTTTTGAATTTATTACCGATTCCAGCCTTGGATGGAGGGCATGTTATGTTTTTGTTGTACGAAATGGTTTCAGGAAGAGCGCCAAGCGAAAAATTCTTGGAGCGTGCGCAAATGGTTGGTTTCTTTATACTTATAGCGCTGGTTTTATTCGCAAACGGAAACGATATTTTTAAAGCGATATTTAAATAA
- a CDS encoding M1 family aminopeptidase — translation MKQVLPLFCFLTSLMGFAQDFETTLEEISITEAKAALTQMMSVSSVNTGNYDLKYHRLEFTVDPEEAFIEGEVTTYFEAKETLTQVYFDLVEDMVVTEVLKNGVSQTFIQEANDELVITLSETINAGVLDSLTITYSGNPVSTGFGSFEQSSHSGDPIIWTLSEPYGAKGWWPCKQDLNDKADSLDVFITTPKFNPDNEAYIAVANGVEQSQVLDTDTKTTHFKHRYPIPAYLVAMAVTNYEVYSHTVDNNGAPFDIVNYVYPENLASAQVNTEITVDIMELFTELFEEYPFALEKYGHAQFGWGGGMEHTTVSFMGSFGRNLIAHELAHQWFGNKITCGSWKDIWLNEGFATYLSGLVIEDFDEPSDFVTWKAQRVNSITSLPNGAVYLADADTLNVSRIFSSRLSYNKGAMVLHMLRKKVGDTDFYQGLNNYLADENHAYAYAKTEDFVQIMESASGDDLTEFFDDWVYHEGYPTYTLNCSQPSETTFEIEIYQEQSDPSVSFFEAPVPVRLIGTEGEVLDVVLDNTSNGQLFSQPVSFVVSEVLFDPESDLISKNNNVTLGVADLALANELRLYPNPTNLILYIEKPDNVTVTSVDVYDPLGQLILRSADTSSIDLTPFSVGMFFVKLTTNKGIVNKSVLKN, via the coding sequence ATGAAACAAGTTTTACCCCTGTTCTGTTTTCTGACTTCCTTGATGGGCTTTGCTCAGGATTTTGAGACTACTTTGGAAGAGATTAGTATCACGGAAGCCAAGGCAGCCCTTACTCAAATGATGTCAGTTTCCAGTGTTAATACCGGTAACTACGATTTGAAATACCACCGTTTGGAATTTACGGTAGATCCCGAGGAGGCCTTTATAGAAGGGGAGGTGACTACTTATTTTGAGGCGAAAGAAACCCTGACGCAAGTTTATTTCGATTTAGTGGAGGATATGGTCGTGACTGAGGTGTTGAAGAATGGGGTGTCTCAAACTTTTATCCAGGAGGCCAATGATGAATTGGTGATCACTTTGTCGGAAACCATCAACGCAGGGGTGTTGGATTCCTTAACGATTACGTATTCTGGTAATCCAGTCAGTACTGGTTTTGGGTCGTTTGAACAGTCTAGCCATAGTGGAGATCCTATCATTTGGACCTTGTCGGAACCTTATGGAGCCAAGGGCTGGTGGCCCTGTAAGCAGGATCTAAATGATAAGGCCGATTCTTTGGATGTATTTATAACCACGCCAAAATTCAATCCAGATAATGAAGCCTATATTGCTGTTGCCAATGGGGTGGAACAAAGTCAGGTTTTAGATACGGACACCAAAACAACCCACTTTAAGCACCGGTACCCTATTCCTGCTTATTTGGTGGCAATGGCAGTGACCAATTATGAGGTGTATAGCCATACGGTAGACAATAATGGCGCTCCTTTTGATATCGTTAATTATGTGTATCCTGAAAATTTGGCCTCAGCACAGGTCAATACAGAAATCACTGTAGATATTATGGAGCTGTTTACGGAGTTATTTGAGGAATATCCTTTTGCTCTTGAAAAATATGGACATGCCCAATTTGGATGGGGAGGCGGTATGGAGCATACCACGGTATCCTTTATGGGGAGTTTCGGGAGGAATTTGATTGCCCATGAATTGGCCCACCAATGGTTTGGAAATAAGATTACCTGTGGTAGTTGGAAAGATATTTGGTTAAATGAAGGCTTTGCGACCTATTTGTCGGGATTGGTTATAGAGGATTTCGATGAACCTTCAGATTTTGTGACCTGGAAGGCGCAACGTGTAAATTCCATTACCTCTTTGCCAAATGGAGCGGTGTACCTCGCCGATGCAGATACCTTAAATGTGAGCCGAATTTTCAGTAGCCGTCTCTCCTATAATAAAGGGGCTATGGTATTGCATATGTTGCGAAAAAAAGTGGGTGATACGGATTTTTATCAAGGGTTAAATAATTATTTGGCCGATGAGAACCATGCTTATGCCTATGCCAAAACGGAGGATTTTGTTCAGATTATGGAAAGCGCCAGTGGCGATGATTTGACTGAATTTTTTGATGATTGGGTGTATCATGAAGGTTATCCAACGTATACTTTAAATTGTTCGCAGCCGTCGGAGACCACATTCGAAATAGAAATATATCAAGAGCAAAGTGATCCCAGCGTGAGCTTTTTTGAAGCGCCGGTACCGGTTCGTTTGATTGGAACGGAAGGGGAGGTGTTGGACGTGGTGCTCGATAATACAAGTAATGGGCAATTATTTTCCCAACCGGTTAGCTTTGTAGTAAGTGAAGTATTGTTTGATCCGGAGTCTGACCTTATTAGTAAAAATAATAATGTCACCTTAGGTGTTGCCGATTTGGCATTGGCCAATGAATTGCGTTTATATCCCAACCCAACTAATTTAATTTTATATATTGAAAAACCTGATAATGTTACGGTTACCTCGGTAGATGTATACGATCCGTTAGGACAATTGATTCTAAGAAGTGCTGACACATCAAGCATAGACCTGACACCTTTCAGTGTTGGTATGTTTTTTGTGAAACTAACGACTAATAAAGGCATCGTTAATAAATCGGTGTTAAAAAACTAG
- a CDS encoding SCO family protein, whose translation MLSFLKAYKNFGIALLVLSLIIISIFYSILKPKRVLPVFQPAMVNYEMVDSSIQHQKKYHTIADFSLTNQNGQTVTQEDYKDKIYVADFFFTTCQTICPIMTDHMAQIQEATKNDEDIMLLSHSVTPQIDSVDQLKRYALKKGVNDAKWNLVTGDKKQIYELARKSYLAVKTDGNGDAYDMIHTENFMLIDKKRQIRGFYDGTKQEDIQRLLEDIQTLKQEYH comes from the coding sequence ATGTTATCCTTTTTGAAAGCCTATAAAAACTTTGGAATTGCACTTCTAGTGCTTTCCTTGATTATCATTTCCATATTTTATTCTATCCTAAAACCGAAACGGGTTTTACCCGTTTTTCAACCCGCCATGGTCAATTATGAAATGGTTGACAGCTCGATCCAACACCAAAAGAAATACCATACCATTGCCGATTTCAGCTTGACAAACCAAAACGGCCAGACGGTAACTCAGGAAGATTATAAGGACAAAATCTACGTGGCCGATTTCTTCTTTACCACCTGTCAAACCATATGTCCCATCATGACAGACCATATGGCGCAAATACAGGAAGCCACTAAGAATGATGAGGACATCATGCTCCTATCACATTCAGTAACCCCGCAAATAGACAGTGTGGACCAGTTGAAACGCTATGCCCTAAAAAAAGGTGTGAACGATGCCAAGTGGAATTTGGTTACAGGAGATAAAAAACAAATCTATGAACTGGCACGCAAAAGTTACCTTGCCGTAAAAACCGATGGCAATGGGGATGCCTACGACATGATCCATACAGAAAATTTTATGCTCATCGACAAAAAGCGGCAAATTCGTGGTTTTTACGACGGTACCAAACAGGAAGACATCCAGCGTTTGCTGGAAGACATCCAAACCCTTAAACAAGAATACCATTAG
- a CDS encoding FeoA family protein, which yields MQVTLAHLKRGQTGIIKDVSSIHIPLKLLEMGCLPGNMVELVQVAPFSDPLYLNINGSHLAIRKETAAHILIEITNG from the coding sequence TTGCAGGTTACTTTAGCACATTTAAAACGAGGACAAACAGGCATCATCAAAGATGTCTCTTCCATACATATTCCCTTAAAACTTCTCGAAATGGGTTGTTTACCAGGAAATATGGTTGAATTGGTACAAGTGGCCCCATTTTCAGACCCTTTGTATTTGAACATCAATGGGTCGCATTTGGCCATTAGAAAAGAAACTGCAGCACACATATTAATTGAAATCACCAATGGGTAA
- the feoB gene encoding ferrous iron transport protein B, whose amino-acid sequence MGKQINVALIGNPNTGKTSVFNALTGLNQKVGNYPGITVEKKEGVCKLPRGVKAHIIDLPGTYSLNASSLDENVVIELLLNKNDKDFPDVAVVVSDVENLKRNLLLFTQIKDLEIPTILVINMADRMAYKGISLDIDVLEKELNTKIALVSTRKNMGIDKLKELITNFRELSTQPCLDASDIDHDYFSRLKSAFPNQLLYKLWLVITQDVNFGNVSRKEVDALDDFKTKSKNDLKRLQQKETIKRYQFINNALKKGQTIDLATAKDLRIKLDRILTHKVWGYLIFFLILLTMFQAIYDWSSIPMDFIDGLFASMSEWTKDHLPQGQFTNLIAEGIIPGLGGIVIFIPQIAFLFLFISILEETGYMSRVVFLMDRIMRRFGLSGKSVVPLISGTACAIPAVMATRNIESWKERLITILVTPFTTCSARLPVYLIIISLVIPKGRFLGLGYQAMTLMLLYLIGFGAAIGSAYLLNRVLKIKSRSFFVVEMPNYKLPLFKNVALTVIEKTKSFVFGAGKIILAISIILWFLASYGPGDDFNNAEAIVTSQFSQEHLEEEALQQHIASYKLEHSFIGLAGRAIEPVIQPLGYDWKIGIAILSSFAAREVFVGTLATIYSVGSDEEETIKNRMAGEVNPILGTPLFNFASGISLLLFYAFAMQCMSTLAVVKRETNSWKWPSLQLVVMSSFAYAIALIAFQVLK is encoded by the coding sequence ATGGGTAAGCAGATCAATGTCGCTTTAATAGGAAACCCCAACACCGGTAAAACCTCCGTATTCAATGCCCTTACCGGACTAAACCAAAAGGTTGGAAACTACCCAGGTATTACTGTTGAAAAGAAAGAAGGCGTTTGCAAATTACCTCGAGGTGTCAAAGCTCATATCATTGATTTACCGGGAACCTACAGTTTGAACGCCTCCTCTCTGGATGAAAATGTGGTGATTGAGCTTCTCCTTAATAAAAACGACAAGGACTTTCCGGATGTCGCCGTAGTGGTGAGCGATGTGGAAAATCTAAAGCGCAACCTGCTATTGTTCACCCAAATCAAAGACCTCGAAATCCCTACCATATTGGTTATCAATATGGCCGACAGGATGGCATACAAGGGCATTTCTTTGGATATCGATGTTTTGGAAAAAGAACTGAATACCAAAATTGCCCTGGTTAGTACCCGTAAAAATATGGGTATTGACAAGCTCAAGGAACTTATCACCAATTTTAGGGAATTGTCTACCCAACCATGCCTCGATGCCAGTGATATTGACCACGATTATTTTTCGAGATTGAAATCGGCCTTTCCCAACCAGTTGCTATATAAACTTTGGTTGGTAATCACCCAGGATGTAAACTTTGGAAACGTTAGCAGAAAGGAAGTAGATGCTTTGGACGATTTTAAAACCAAAAGCAAAAACGACTTAAAACGCCTTCAACAAAAGGAAACCATAAAGCGTTACCAATTTATCAATAACGCTCTTAAAAAAGGACAAACCATAGATTTGGCTACTGCCAAGGATTTAAGAATAAAACTAGACCGCATTCTTACGCATAAAGTATGGGGCTATCTCATTTTCTTCCTGATCCTACTCACCATGTTTCAGGCAATTTATGATTGGTCAAGTATCCCTATGGATTTTATCGATGGCCTATTCGCCTCAATGAGCGAATGGACCAAAGACCATTTACCACAGGGACAATTCACTAATTTAATTGCCGAGGGAATCATTCCTGGACTGGGCGGCATCGTCATCTTTATTCCACAAATTGCCTTTTTATTCCTTTTTATTTCCATTTTAGAAGAAACAGGTTATATGAGTCGCGTGGTATTCCTTATGGACCGCATCATGCGTCGTTTTGGCCTTAGCGGCAAAAGCGTAGTCCCTCTTATTTCAGGAACCGCCTGTGCGATACCTGCTGTAATGGCCACCCGTAATATTGAAAGCTGGAAGGAACGCCTTATCACTATCCTGGTAACCCCTTTTACCACCTGTTCCGCAAGGCTTCCCGTATACCTCATCATCATCTCTTTGGTGATTCCAAAAGGACGGTTTTTAGGACTAGGATATCAAGCCATGACCCTAATGCTCCTATACCTTATCGGTTTTGGTGCGGCCATTGGTTCTGCCTATCTATTAAATAGAGTCTTAAAAATTAAGAGTCGTTCGTTTTTTGTGGTAGAAATGCCCAATTACAAATTACCTCTATTTAAGAATGTAGCCTTAACGGTGATTGAAAAAACCAAGAGCTTTGTATTTGGTGCCGGTAAAATTATTTTAGCCATTTCCATCATTTTATGGTTTTTGGCGTCCTACGGCCCTGGCGACGATTTTAATAATGCCGAGGCTATTGTAACCTCCCAATTCTCACAGGAACATTTGGAAGAAGAAGCCCTTCAACAACATATTGCCTCCTATAAACTAGAACACAGCTTTATTGGATTGGCGGGAAGAGCTATTGAACCTGTTATACAACCTTTGGGCTATGATTGGAAAATAGGCATCGCCATTTTGAGCTCCTTTGCTGCCAGAGAAGTATTTGTTGGCACCTTAGCGACTATTTACAGTGTGGGAAGTGATGAAGAAGAAACCATTAAAAATAGAATGGCTGGTGAAGTCAATCCTATTTTAGGGACACCATTGTTCAATTTTGCATCAGGGATTTCCTTATTGCTGTTCTACGCCTTTGCCATGCAATGTATGAGCACCTTAGCCGTGGTAAAACGCGAAACCAATAGTTGGAAGTGGCCATCCCTACAATTGGTGGTAATGAGTAGCTTTGCTTATGCAATAGCGCTTATTGCCTTTCAAGTGCTTAAGTAA
- a CDS encoding FeoB-associated Cys-rich membrane protein: MNTFIQNILVITALVLAVAFLAKKFFWTKKAPTKGCGKDDCGCH, from the coding sequence ATGAATACCTTCATTCAAAACATCTTAGTAATTACCGCCTTAGTCTTGGCGGTTGCCTTCTTGGCCAAGAAGTTCTTTTGGACCAAAAAAGCACCTACTAAAGGTTGTGGTAAAGATGATTGCGGCTGTCATTAA
- a CDS encoding GLPGLI family protein translates to MKKIIYLLITLFVNVSIAQSKSGVVTYKVKKNEVEKSTEYTNDNNSKMIVLIEQELSQLEFQLSFNKNESVFEGIDELREDNKNYFKDIALLAARGNKLFYSNNLKEEIIESFNFIGETINIKKNYQDFVWTFLNETKKIENYNCFKAVCEVEVLTGSNNQKSKYKMTAWYCPELSFNFGPFESVGLPGLVLEFSTDRIIYYAQKIKFSDKDIVINPPQKGKSMTQEEYNTSAKKAFENSGH, encoded by the coding sequence ATGAAAAAAATAATTTATCTATTAATTACTTTATTTGTAAACGTAAGCATTGCTCAGTCTAAATCTGGAGTGGTCACATATAAAGTAAAGAAAAACGAAGTTGAAAAATCAACTGAGTATACTAATGACAATAACAGTAAGATGATTGTTTTAATTGAACAAGAGCTTTCACAACTAGAATTTCAGCTAAGTTTTAATAAAAATGAGTCTGTTTTTGAAGGCATAGACGAATTAAGAGAGGACAATAAAAATTATTTTAAAGATATAGCTCTTTTAGCTGCACGAGGAAACAAATTATTCTATTCAAATAACTTAAAAGAAGAGATTATCGAATCATTTAACTTTATAGGTGAAACCATAAATATTAAGAAAAACTATCAAGATTTTGTTTGGACATTTTTAAACGAGACAAAAAAAATTGAAAATTACAATTGCTTTAAAGCGGTATGCGAAGTTGAGGTACTAACAGGATCAAATAACCAAAAATCAAAATATAAAATGACTGCATGGTATTGCCCTGAATTATCTTTTAATTTTGGACCTTTTGAAAGCGTTGGCTTACCAGGTTTGGTTTTGGAATTTTCTACAGATAGAATTATATATTATGCGCAGAAGATTAAATTCAGTGATAAAGACATAGTAATTAATCCACCGCAAAAAGGAAAATCAATGACTCAAGAAGAGTATAATACTTCTGCCAAAAAAGCTTTTGAAAACTCAGGACATTAA